One part of the Paraglaciecola sp. L3A3 genome encodes these proteins:
- a CDS encoding GNAT family N-acetyltransferase, translated as MSRQYDFRLATLDDAAVIAELVCALTQEITAATGAELVEQVKQTSELCEKLMAQGEYAAFLALAGQEVVAIATFTETYALYAGGKMGVIQECYVRPEYRGTKIGAQLLTKVKLYGKQQAWACIELCTPPLPAFSRTVEFYQQNGLVPVGGRKMREMLE; from the coding sequence ATGAGCAGACAATATGACTTTAGGCTGGCTACTTTAGATGATGCAGCTGTGATTGCTGAATTGGTTTGTGCTCTCACCCAAGAGATTACTGCCGCTACGGGGGCCGAGCTGGTGGAACAGGTGAAACAAACTAGTGAACTTTGTGAAAAACTCATGGCACAAGGTGAATATGCAGCTTTTTTGGCATTAGCTGGGCAAGAGGTGGTGGCGATTGCTACTTTTACTGAAACCTATGCATTATATGCCGGTGGTAAAATGGGCGTTATCCAAGAATGTTATGTACGTCCTGAATATCGCGGCACTAAAATTGGTGCGCAGCTTTTAACGAAAGTAAAGCTATATGGTAAACAACAAGCCTGGGCCTGTATTGAGTTATGTACCCCACCTTTGCCTGCGTTTTCTCGCACTGTAGAGTTTTATCAACAAAATGGCCTAGTACCAGTAGGCGGCCGCAAAATGCGAGAAATGCTGGAGTAA
- a CDS encoding TatD family hydrolase, whose product MNQTQPVLIDSHCHLDFSCFDQDRLELIKRCKQLAISQFVIPGTQASGWQKQIELAQQYPSIKFALGLHPYFLADYQNEHLEQLTQLLNTHKNHLVALGEIGLDSAIAVDWQLQTEVFTKQLSLAKSFDLPVILHHRKSHNELLRILKTEQFANGGIIHAFSGSLQQAETYIQLGFKIGVGGSITYPRANKTRQTISQLPLSSLVLETDAPDMPVAGRQGQRNSPEYLVDIVQSLQQIRTESAEQLTAACLHNTLDVLRNITA is encoded by the coding sequence ATGAATCAAACTCAGCCCGTTTTAATCGATAGCCACTGTCATTTAGATTTTAGCTGTTTTGATCAAGACAGGTTGGAGCTGATAAAAAGGTGTAAACAACTGGCTATTAGCCAGTTTGTAATACCTGGTACCCAAGCCTCTGGTTGGCAAAAACAAATTGAATTAGCACAACAATACCCTTCGATTAAATTTGCATTAGGTTTGCATCCCTACTTCTTAGCTGATTACCAAAACGAACACTTAGAGCAATTAACTCAACTTCTTAATACTCATAAAAATCATCTAGTTGCTTTAGGAGAGATTGGACTTGATTCAGCTATTGCTGTGGATTGGCAGCTACAAACTGAGGTATTTACCAAACAGTTGAGTTTAGCCAAATCATTTGATTTGCCGGTGATATTGCACCACAGAAAAAGTCATAATGAATTATTGCGGATACTTAAAACAGAACAGTTTGCTAATGGCGGCATCATTCATGCTTTTAGCGGCAGTCTGCAACAGGCTGAAACCTATATTCAGCTAGGCTTTAAAATTGGTGTAGGTGGCAGTATTACATATCCTAGAGCAAATAAAACACGGCAAACTATTAGTCAATTACCTTTATCCAGTTTAGTGCTAGAAACCGATGCGCCAGATATGCCTGTTGCCGGTAGGCAAGGGCAAAGAAATAGCCCCGAATATTTAGTTGATATTGTGCAAAGTTTGCAACAAATAAGAACTGAATCGGCAGAACAGTTAACAGCAGCTTGTTTACACAATACCTTAGATGTATTACGTAACATTACAGCTTAG
- the hemW gene encoding radical SAM family heme chaperone HemW, which yields MSSQLDLTLPPLSLYIHIPWCVQKCPYCDFNSHGQKEQVLPETEYVSHLLDDLEQDANLVGYRPIHSIFIGGGTPSLFSAQAIKSLLDGVKQRVNLAKDAEVTMEANPGTVESQRFADYVSAGVNRISIGVQSFQADKLKDLGRIHDDQQALTAATLAKKIGLNSFNLDLMHGLPKQSLSDALFDLGQAIQQTPPHLSWYQLTIEPNTQFHSKPPKLPEDELLWDIQEQGDELLQAAGYVQYEISAYSLPGNQCQHNLNYWRFGDYIGIGCGAHGKITLVDEQQIIRTVKVKHPKGYMDLTRPYLSEKRAVLTDELPFEFFMNRFRLVEPCPKADYQKFTGLALDKNTLANLQSAIKKGLITETAEYWQVTALGRRYLNTLLEMMV from the coding sequence TTGTCATCACAGCTAGATTTAACTCTGCCACCACTATCCTTATACATTCATATCCCTTGGTGTGTGCAAAAATGTCCATATTGCGACTTTAACTCCCACGGCCAAAAAGAACAGGTTCTACCAGAAACCGAGTACGTCAGCCATCTACTAGATGACTTAGAACAAGATGCTAATTTAGTGGGCTACAGACCTATCCACAGTATTTTTATTGGCGGTGGCACCCCAAGCTTATTTTCAGCCCAAGCCATTAAATCATTATTGGATGGGGTAAAACAACGAGTCAACTTAGCCAAAGATGCTGAGGTCACTATGGAAGCCAATCCTGGCACAGTTGAAAGCCAAAGGTTTGCCGACTATGTGAGCGCTGGAGTGAATCGTATCTCCATTGGAGTACAAAGTTTTCAAGCTGACAAACTCAAAGACTTAGGCCGTATTCATGATGATCAACAAGCCTTAACCGCAGCGACTTTGGCTAAAAAAATCGGTTTGAACAGTTTCAATTTAGATCTTATGCACGGTTTACCTAAGCAGTCATTAAGCGATGCACTGTTCGATTTAGGCCAAGCTATTCAACAAACACCACCACATTTGTCTTGGTATCAGTTAACCATAGAACCAAATACTCAATTTCACTCTAAGCCTCCCAAGTTGCCTGAAGACGAATTGTTATGGGATATTCAGGAACAAGGTGATGAATTATTACAAGCAGCAGGTTACGTACAGTACGAAATTTCTGCGTACAGCTTACCGGGTAATCAATGCCAACATAATCTCAACTATTGGCGTTTTGGTGATTACATAGGCATAGGTTGTGGCGCTCACGGAAAAATCACCCTAGTCGATGAACAGCAAATTATTCGCACGGTTAAGGTTAAACATCCTAAAGGCTATATGGATTTAACTCGCCCATATTTAAGCGAAAAGAGAGCTGTACTCACAGACGAATTACCCTTCGAATTTTTTATGAATCGATTTCGTTTAGTTGAACCCTGCCCTAAAGCTGATTACCAAAAATTCACAGGATTAGCATTAGATAAAAATACCTTAGCAAATCTACAAAGTGCGATAAAAAAAGGTTTAATTACTGAGACTGCAGAGTACTGGCAAGTAACAGCCTTGGGCCGACGTTACCTGAATACTCTTTTGGAGATGATGGTGTAG
- the pdxH gene encoding pyridoxamine 5'-phosphate oxidase: MSSISDIRRQYSKAGLSSADLTEEPFTLFEQWLQNAVDAGLTDPTAMTVATVDASGQPSQRIVLLKDFSTKGFVFYTNTESKKAEDLKHNAKISLHFPWHSLERQVKVCGVAQALSSTQVAKYFMSRPKPSQLAAWASAQSRPIQSRQLLLEKFAQVKNKFAKGEVPLPSFWGGYLVVPHKIEFWQGGDDRLHDRFMYSKDSQGVWHTERLMP; this comes from the coding sequence TTGTCATCTATTAGCGATATCCGTCGTCAATATTCTAAAGCAGGACTTAGTTCTGCCGACTTGACCGAAGAACCATTTACCTTGTTTGAACAGTGGTTACAAAATGCGGTGGATGCAGGTTTGACTGATCCTACAGCTATGACAGTAGCAACTGTCGATGCAAGTGGCCAGCCTTCGCAACGTATAGTGTTACTCAAAGACTTCTCAACAAAAGGTTTTGTGTTTTACACTAATACAGAAAGTAAAAAAGCTGAAGACTTAAAACATAATGCTAAAATATCACTACATTTCCCTTGGCATTCTTTAGAACGACAAGTAAAAGTGTGCGGTGTGGCTCAAGCTTTGAGTTCCACTCAAGTAGCTAAATATTTTATGTCACGGCCTAAACCCAGTCAATTGGCTGCTTGGGCTTCAGCACAAAGTAGGCCAATTCAAAGTCGACAATTATTATTAGAAAAATTTGCCCAAGTGAAAAATAAATTTGCTAAAGGCGAAGTACCACTGCCATCATTTTGGGGAGGCTATCTGGTGGTTCCTCATAAAATTGAATTTTGGCAGGGTGGCGATGATCGATTGCATGATCGATTTATGTACAGCAAAGACAGCCAAGGTGTTTGGCACACAGAACGTCTCATGCCCTAA
- the srmB gene encoding ATP-dependent RNA helicase SrmB, whose amino-acid sequence MFEQLELDDDLVHAVVDMGYKTPTSIQSLVIPEAMNGRDILASAPTGTGKTAAFLLPVCQFLLDYPRRQPGSTRVLILTPTRELALQIFEQAKLICKYIPHINCGVITGGINYGTDRDLLEKNLDILVATPGRLFEHIETESFDCRDIECLILDEADRMLDMGFSAVVNQIAGEARWRKQTMLFSATLEGSGIARFSKELLNDPVELEADSSRKEKGVIHQWIHLADNANHKLALLIHILSNQVETAIVFVKTRERLATLVGQLNSAEIPCGWLQGEMPQDKRNAAMERFRSGEVKILVATDVAARGIDVDNISHVINYDMPRTADVYVHRIGRTGRAGNKGTAISLVEAHDIAIVPKIERYTEQPLKRRVIAELRPQNKEAKPPTKKKISTKTKKAALKAKKTATSKKNKKKGRGKKA is encoded by the coding sequence ATGTTCGAACAGTTAGAATTAGATGACGACTTAGTCCACGCAGTAGTGGATATGGGTTATAAAACCCCTACTAGTATTCAATCACTAGTGATACCAGAAGCCATGAATGGTAGAGATATATTAGCCTCTGCACCAACAGGCACAGGTAAAACGGCTGCGTTTTTATTACCCGTTTGTCAGTTTTTATTAGATTATCCAAGACGCCAGCCAGGCTCTACACGGGTTTTAATCTTAACGCCAACCAGAGAGTTAGCCTTACAAATTTTTGAACAAGCTAAACTCATTTGTAAATATATTCCCCATATTAATTGTGGCGTGATCACCGGTGGCATTAATTACGGTACAGATCGTGATTTATTGGAAAAAAATCTGGATATTCTTGTTGCCACTCCAGGTCGCTTATTTGAACATATCGAAACAGAAAGTTTTGATTGCCGCGATATTGAATGCCTGATTTTAGACGAAGCTGATCGCATGTTAGACATGGGCTTCTCAGCGGTGGTGAATCAAATTGCTGGTGAAGCTAGATGGCGTAAACAAACTATGTTGTTTTCGGCCACTTTGGAAGGTTCTGGTATTGCCCGTTTTTCTAAAGAATTATTAAATGATCCTGTTGAACTAGAGGCAGACTCAAGTCGTAAAGAAAAAGGTGTGATCCATCAATGGATCCACTTGGCTGATAACGCCAATCATAAATTGGCCTTATTAATCCATATACTTAGCAATCAAGTTGAAACAGCCATAGTGTTTGTCAAAACCCGTGAGCGTTTAGCGACTTTAGTAGGTCAGCTTAATTCAGCTGAAATCCCTTGTGGTTGGTTACAAGGTGAAATGCCCCAAGATAAACGTAATGCAGCCATGGAACGTTTTCGTAGCGGCGAAGTGAAAATATTAGTGGCAACCGATGTCGCTGCCCGTGGAATCGACGTAGACAACATAAGCCATGTCATTAATTACGATATGCCACGTACTGCAGATGTATACGTACATAGAATTGGCCGCACTGGTCGTGCAGGTAACAAAGGCACCGCTATTTCTTTAGTCGAGGCTCACGATATCGCCATTGTGCCTAAAATCGAAAGATACACAGAACAACCTTTAAAACGTCGTGTCATTGCTGAACTTCGCCCACAAAATAAAGAAGCGAAACCACCAACTAAAAAGAAAATCAGTACAAAAACTAAAAAAGCAGCATTAAAAGCTAAAAAAACCGCCACCAGTAAAAAGAACAAGAAAAAAGGCAGAGGTAAAAAAGCGTAA
- a CDS encoding DNA alkylation repair protein: MSTSAHIILQLKQQLITVSTPEKAESVRRYFPHGIHCLGANAVDIKNIIKQFHLDNSQVSPEQVLVISEDLLQQATYSEEVMVAYGLINKFVNKHYDDNLLLRFEFWLEHYANNWALVDDLCMKTLFKFLLARPHLIEHTQKWAYSDVSWCRRGSNVAWVKFIKRPMGKSVYFLDKNLVFKSCDLLITDADEFVQKSVGWLLKVTAIHDPDDVVKYLQLNYQNMQKSTIRYALEKIDKKLRLLLLKDFR; this comes from the coding sequence ATGTCAACCTCTGCTCACATTATCTTACAGCTTAAACAGCAACTGATTACTGTTAGTACCCCAGAAAAAGCAGAATCCGTAAGACGATATTTCCCTCATGGTATTCACTGTCTTGGCGCTAACGCCGTGGATATTAAAAATATCATCAAACAGTTTCATCTGGATAACTCCCAGGTAAGTCCTGAACAAGTATTAGTCATCAGTGAAGACTTATTGCAACAAGCTACTTATAGTGAAGAAGTGATGGTGGCCTACGGATTAATTAATAAATTTGTCAACAAACACTATGATGACAACTTGCTACTAAGGTTTGAATTTTGGTTAGAGCACTATGCCAATAACTGGGCATTAGTAGATGACTTGTGTATGAAAACCTTGTTTAAATTTTTGCTGGCTCGACCTCATTTAATTGAACACACGCAAAAGTGGGCCTATTCAGATGTGTCATGGTGTCGACGTGGCAGTAACGTAGCTTGGGTTAAGTTTATTAAGCGGCCAATGGGCAAGTCGGTTTATTTTTTAGATAAAAATTTAGTCTTCAAAAGTTGTGATCTATTGATTACTGATGCAGATGAATTTGTGCAAAAAAGTGTTGGCTGGTTACTTAAGGTGACTGCTATTCATGATCCAGATGATGTAGTGAAATACTTACAATTGAATTATCAAAATATGCAAAAATCGACTATTCGTTATGCCTTAGAAAAAATCGATAAAAAGCTTAGACTACTTTTACTAAAGGATTTTAGATGA
- the rdgB gene encoding RdgB/HAM1 family non-canonical purine NTP pyrophosphatase, whose translation MAIELALNKLVLATGNQGKVKELSSMLADLGMDVLAQSEFNVSEVAETGSTFVENAIIKARHAAKITGLPAIADDSGLAVNALGGAPGVYSARYSYDPTTDKEVTDQSNIVKLLTEMADVPAGKRQARFLCVLVFMRHSDDPTPIICQGEWAGEITTVQHGENGFGYDPVFWVAEKNCSSAQLTKEQKNALSHRGQALQQLVVQLKNLLG comes from the coding sequence ATGGCAATAGAGCTAGCATTGAACAAACTAGTACTCGCTACAGGCAACCAAGGTAAAGTCAAAGAATTAAGCAGTATGCTGGCTGATTTAGGTATGGATGTGCTGGCACAAAGCGAATTCAATGTCAGCGAAGTAGCAGAAACCGGTAGTACTTTTGTAGAAAACGCCATAATCAAAGCTAGGCATGCCGCTAAAATCACAGGGTTACCAGCCATTGCTGATGATTCTGGTTTAGCGGTTAACGCTTTAGGTGGTGCACCGGGCGTATATTCAGCTCGGTATTCCTATGACCCAACAACAGACAAAGAAGTCACCGATCAGTCTAATATTGTTAAGTTACTCACGGAAATGGCAGATGTACCAGCAGGTAAACGCCAGGCAAGGTTTTTATGTGTATTAGTTTTTATGCGTCACTCAGACGATCCCACCCCCATTATTTGTCAAGGTGAATGGGCTGGTGAAATCACTACAGTCCAACATGGCGAAAATGGCTTCGGTTACGATCCGGTGTTTTGGGTCGCAGAAAAAAACTGTAGCTCTGCACAACTCACTAAAGAACAAAAAAATGCCTTAAGTCACCGTGGTCAAGCATTACAGCAACTAGTGGTACAACTTAAAAATTTACTCGGATAA
- the era gene encoding GTPase Era — translation MENKTHCGMIAIVGRPNVGKSTLLNKLLGQKVSITSRKPQTTRHRIMGIDTEENRQAVYVDTPGLHIEEKRAINRFMNRAAASSIGDVGLVLFLVEGTKWTDDDQMVLTKIQQSGAPCWLIVNKSDNVKDKETMLPHLRWLGEQHTFQQIMPISAKTGKNVEELRSLVLATLPESEFYFPEDYITDRSSRFMAAEIVREKLMRFTGDELPYSVTVEIEQFLLAENGIYRINGLILVERDTQKSMVIGKGGQRLKTIGAEARRDMEALFETKVYLELWVKVKSGWADDERALRSLGYGLDN, via the coding sequence ATGGAAAATAAAACACACTGTGGAATGATTGCCATTGTTGGTCGCCCGAATGTGGGTAAATCAACATTATTAAATAAGTTACTGGGACAAAAAGTCAGTATAACTTCGCGCAAACCACAAACTACTCGCCATAGAATTATGGGCATAGATACTGAAGAGAATCGTCAAGCAGTTTATGTTGATACCCCAGGCTTACATATCGAAGAAAAACGTGCGATTAATCGTTTTATGAACCGTGCTGCCGCGAGCTCGATTGGCGATGTTGGCTTAGTTTTGTTTTTGGTTGAAGGCACAAAATGGACTGATGATGATCAGATGGTGTTAACCAAAATTCAACAGTCTGGCGCACCTTGCTGGTTGATTGTGAATAAGTCTGACAATGTAAAAGATAAAGAAACTATGTTGCCCCATTTAAGATGGTTAGGCGAACAACATACTTTTCAGCAAATCATGCCTATTTCAGCTAAAACAGGAAAAAATGTTGAAGAGTTACGTTCATTAGTTTTAGCGACTTTGCCTGAAAGTGAGTTTTATTTTCCTGAAGATTATATCACTGACCGTTCAAGTCGTTTTATGGCGGCTGAAATTGTTCGTGAAAAACTCATGCGTTTTACTGGCGATGAATTACCTTATTCAGTGACAGTGGAAATAGAACAATTTTTATTGGCTGAAAATGGCATCTATAGAATCAATGGCCTAATTTTGGTCGAACGCGACACCCAAAAAAGCATGGTTATTGGTAAAGGTGGTCAACGCCTTAAAACCATAGGCGCTGAAGCTCGTAGAGATATGGAAGCCTTATTTGAGACTAAAGTGTATCTAGAACTTTGGGTTAAAGTTAAATCTGGGTGGGCTGATGACGAACGAGCTTTGCGCAGCTTAGGTTATGGGTTAGATAATTAA
- the lepB gene encoding signal peptidase I: MANYFSIFLVILTVASGIIWLVDSLLFAQKRRDRMAIASSASGTSSALEQDAELPWLVDTAQQIFPVIAFVLVLRSFLYEPFQIPSGSMMPTLLVGDFILVEKYAYGLKDPVMRKKFVDLGAPERGDVVVFKYPVNPSLDYIKRVVGLPGDTVIYRDKQISIKPACDSVENCLPIKKVDLKFENRGEVFQQFAPLEKYTEKLGEISHQIYRTASRSNPSSRYYQQPGTQVDEWIVPEGHYFVMGDNRDNSEDGRFWGFVPDDNLVGKAVAIWISFEFERAEDSWLPSWVPTDIRFERVGGII; this comes from the coding sequence ATGGCGAATTATTTCTCAATTTTTTTAGTAATTTTGACTGTTGCCTCAGGCATCATTTGGTTAGTGGATAGTTTATTGTTTGCGCAGAAACGTCGTGACCGTATGGCTATTGCCAGTAGTGCTTCAGGTACTTCTTCTGCCTTAGAGCAAGATGCTGAACTACCTTGGTTAGTGGATACAGCGCAACAGATATTTCCTGTGATTGCTTTTGTATTGGTATTACGTTCGTTTTTGTATGAACCTTTTCAAATTCCATCAGGCTCTATGATGCCTACCTTATTGGTGGGGGATTTTATCTTAGTTGAGAAATACGCATATGGTTTGAAAGATCCAGTCATGCGTAAGAAATTTGTAGACTTAGGTGCGCCAGAACGTGGTGATGTTGTGGTATTTAAGTACCCCGTTAATCCTTCATTAGACTATATTAAACGTGTTGTTGGGTTACCTGGTGATACTGTAATTTATCGTGATAAACAAATTAGTATCAAGCCTGCCTGTGATTCAGTAGAAAACTGTTTACCAATAAAAAAAGTAGATTTGAAGTTTGAAAATCGTGGGGAAGTATTCCAACAATTTGCACCTCTTGAGAAATATACAGAAAAACTAGGTGAAATAAGCCACCAAATTTATCGAACCGCCAGTCGAAGTAATCCTAGTAGTCGTTATTATCAACAGCCTGGTACACAGGTCGATGAATGGATAGTACCTGAAGGTCATTATTTTGTAATGGGAGATAATCGTGATAACAGTGAAGATGGCCGTTTTTGGGGGTTTGTACCTGACGATAATCTAGTAGGTAAAGCCGTCGCTATTTGGATCAGTTTTGAATTTGAACGTGCAGAAGACAGCTGGTTACCAAGTTGGGTACCGACAGATATAAGATTTGAACGAGTGGGCGGCATTATATAA
- the rnc gene encoding ribonuclease III has translation MQIVDPYLPLYRKLGYTFKDPANLAQALTHRSANKIHNERLEFLGDAILGMVIAKVLFQRFPKQPEGKLTRMRSSLVKGDTLAEVAREFELGELLLLGPGELKSGGFRRDSILADAVEAIIGAIYLESGMEKSEALILDWFAERINALDPDAVSKDDKTRLQEFLQGQKQPLPIYEVIDIKGKSHDQIFHVNCTANGLKEPTIGVGNSRRKAEQKAARQAYKRLTNGK, from the coding sequence ATGCAAATTGTTGACCCTTATTTACCCTTATATAGAAAGTTAGGATATACCTTTAAAGATCCGGCGAACTTAGCTCAGGCGTTAACTCATAGAAGTGCCAATAAAATTCATAATGAAAGGTTAGAATTTTTAGGTGACGCTATTTTAGGCATGGTTATCGCCAAAGTGTTGTTTCAACGTTTCCCTAAACAGCCTGAAGGCAAACTCACTCGTATGCGTTCTAGTTTAGTGAAAGGAGACACTTTAGCTGAAGTTGCCAGAGAATTTGAGTTGGGAGAGTTATTATTACTTGGCCCAGGAGAATTAAAAAGTGGTGGTTTTAGACGAGATTCAATTTTGGCTGATGCAGTAGAAGCCATTATAGGGGCTATCTATTTAGAATCTGGCATGGAAAAAAGTGAAGCCTTAATCTTAGATTGGTTCGCTGAACGTATAAATGCTTTAGATCCTGATGCTGTGTCTAAAGACGATAAAACTCGTTTACAAGAATTTTTACAAGGTCAAAAACAGCCATTACCTATATACGAAGTGATCGATATTAAGGGTAAATCACATGACCAGATATTTCATGTCAACTGCACTGCTAATGGCTTAAAAGAGCCAACTATAGGTGTGGGAAACAGCCGCCGGAAAGCCGAACAAAAAGCTGCAAGACAAGCTTATAAGAGACTAACAAATGGAAAATAA